The following proteins come from a genomic window of Echinimonas agarilytica:
- a CDS encoding PEP-CTERM sorting domain-containing protein, producing the protein MKKIIKTILLGATLLITSLHANAVLVTQDIIFNNVVEGSISFDPLLADEFDTIDTWQSFDFLGVDFAPEDAFVIELQIDPMDIASGLQFLLIDVVDSATFFDFQGIWEAGFGGEFNAILGGTLYDNLPFDLGSVNVVPEPSVAFLIMVGAIAIAFRRKKR; encoded by the coding sequence ATGAAAAAAATCATTAAAACAATATTACTCGGCGCAACTCTCTTAATCACAAGCCTCCACGCAAATGCAGTGCTGGTCACTCAAGACATTATTTTCAACAATGTTGTAGAGGGATCTATTTCTTTCGACCCTCTATTGGCTGACGAGTTTGACACCATTGATACTTGGCAATCATTTGATTTCTTGGGTGTTGATTTTGCACCTGAAGATGCATTTGTGATTGAGCTGCAGATTGACCCGATGGACATTGCAAGTGGGCTTCAATTTTTACTGATTGATGTAGTCGACTCAGCAACATTCTTCGACTTTCAAGGCATTTGGGAAGCTGGGTTTGGCGGCGAGTTTAACGCCATTTTAGGCGGTACTCTTTATGACAACCTACCATTCGACCTAGGCAGCGTGAATGTAGTACCAGAACCTTCGGTTGCCTTTCTGATTATGGTTGGCGCGATAGCGATAGCCTTTCGCCGCAAGAAGCGATAA